A part of Scophthalmus maximus strain ysfricsl-2021 chromosome 20, ASM2237912v1, whole genome shotgun sequence genomic DNA contains:
- the phpt1 gene encoding 14 kDa phosphohistidine phosphatase, whose protein sequence is MCTQTKAAALMMNIPPADIDPSGVFKYVLIRVHSREEGDDDAGVDIVRGYGWAEYHADIYDKVSEELEKGGHLDCECIGGGRIKHEPQDKKIHVYGYSMGFGRANHAVTTEKLKVRYPDYEVTWSNDGY, encoded by the exons ATGTGCACCCAGACGAAGGCCGCCGCGCTGATGATGAACATACCGCCGGCGGACATCGACCCGTCCGGCGTGTTCAAGTACGTCCTGATCCGGGTGCACAGCCGGGAGGAGGGCGACGACGACGCGGGGGTCGACATCGTCCGAGGATACGGCTGGGCCGAGTACCACG CCGACATCTATGACAAGGTTtcggaggagctggagaagggtGGCCATCTGGACTGCGAGTGTATCGGCGGAGGGAGGATCAAACACGAACCCCAGGACAAGAAGATCCACGTCTACGGTTACTCCATG GGCTTCGGGCGAGCGAACCACGCAGTGACTACTGAGAAACTAAAGGTTCGGTATCCGGACTACGAGGTGACCTGGAGCAACGACGGATACTGA
- the entpd2b gene encoding ectonucleoside triphosphate diphosphohydrolase 2: MAQQRAARPVVPIALLLFGLAAVLLLTVPTEDVQEAPGFAYGIVLDAGSSHTALYIYKWPADKQNGTGVVTQHSECHVKGGGISSYAGQQGAAGRSLEACLDQAVEDVPKERHRLTPVYLGATAGMRLLQISSPEQAVQILQEVGHKIQSYPFNYQDATVLSGQEEGAYGWVTVNYLLENFIKYGFVGRWLSAGRPTVGALDFGGASTQITFATREEVEDEHDLMKLRLYDHEYSLYTHSFLCYGRDQLLKRLLAHVVKSQGYPESVDHPCYPAGHSRTLKVSSIFNSPCTTEYTPSSYDPQASLTVRGSGHYERCVGNVSEIFSFAGCSFSRCSFDGVSQPNVTGSFMAFSAFYYTHSFLQRITGVTVNTPSQLDEAAEAVCRMSFNQMLLLAPEQKVRLPDYCASSVFVKVLMLRGYGFDETSFPRISFQKKAGDASVGWALGYMLSLSNLLPAESVGLRKALSVGTWGTLLFLCALLLAAVLLFVSRQACGGKKKGGSESTI; encoded by the exons atGGCTCAGCAGCGCGCCGCTCGTCCCGTCGTGCCCATCGCGCTGCTGCTGTTCGGACTCGCCGCGGTGCTGCTGCTCACGGTGCCCACGGAGGATGTGCAGGAGGCGCCGGGGTTCGCG TACGGGATCGTCCTGGATGCTGGATCGTCGCACACAGCGTTGTACATATACAAGTGGCCGGCAGACAAGCAGAATGGCACAGGGGTGGTCACCCAGCACAGCGAATGTCATGTTAAGG GCGGAGGCATCTCCAGCTACGccggccagcagggggcggcgGGGCGGAGCTTAGAGGCGTGTCTGGACCAGGCGGTGGAGGACGTCCCCAAAGAAAGACACCGGCTCACCCCTGTGTACCTGGGAGCCACAGCTGGCATGAGGCTTCTGCA GATCTCCAGCCCGGAGCAGGCGGTCCAGATTCTCCAGGAAGTGGGCCACAAAATCCAGTCCTACCCTTTCAACTACCAGGATGCGACCGTACTGAGTGGTCAAGAGGAAGGGGCGTACGGCTGGGTCACCGTCAACTACCTCTTAGAGAACTTCATAAAG TACGGTTTCGTGGGCCGCTGGCTCAGCGCCGGCCGACCCACGGTGGGAGCGCTGGATTTCGGCGGGGCGTCCACGCAGATCACCTTTGCGACtcgggaggaggtggaggacgaaCACGACCTGATGAAGCTGCGTCTCTACGACCACGAGTACtctttgtacacacacagcttccTGTGCTACGGGCGAGACCAGCTCCTCAAGAGACTTCTGGCTCACGTGGTAAAG TCTCAGGGTTACCCGGAGTCGGTCGATCACCCCTGCTATCCCGCGGGCCACAGTCGGACTCTGAAGGTCAGCAGTATATTCAACTCTCCGTGTACAACAGAGTACACGCCGAGCTCCTACGACCCCCAGGCGTCGCTGACGGTGCGAGGCAGCGGACACTACGAACGCTGCGTGGGCAACGTGTCCGAGATCTTCTCCTTCGCCGGCTGCTCCTTCTCCCGGTGCTCCTTCGACGGGGTCTCCCAGCCGAATGTCACCGGCAGCTTCATG GCGTTCTCTGCTTTCTACTACACTCACTCGTTCCTGCAGCGAATCACCGGCGTCACGGTGAACACGCCTTCACAGCTGGACGAGGCCGCCGAGGCAGTGTGCAGGATGAGTTTCAATCAA ATGTTGCTTCTCGCTCCGGAGCAAAAGGTGCGTCTGCCCGACTACTGcgcctcctctgtgtttgtcaaGGTCCTCATGTTGAGAGGCTACGGCTTCGACGAGACCTCCTTTCCGCGCATTTCCTTCCAGAAAAAG GCAGGGGACGCCTCGGTGGGCTGGGCCCTGGGCTACATGCTGAGTCTGAGCAATCTGCTGCCCGCGGAGAGCGTGGGGCTGAGGAAGGCGCTGAGCGTGGGCACGTGGGGgacgctcctcttcctctgcgcCCTGCTCCTCGCTGCAGTGCTGCTCTTCGTCTCCCGGCAAGCATGTGGcgggaagaagaaaggaggcaGTGAAAGCACCATCTAG